The DNA window CGAAGACAACAGATTAGTTTGAATGCTGGTAAATCAAGATGGAATACATTGGAGTTTTGGTTATACTATTTAGTATTCATAATTGTAATACCGCTAATGTTTAAGACAGGTATGGATGCATCTAATGAGTTGAATCCGAATTATCCGAAGTATGAGCGATTGTTAAGTGATGGTTGGTTATTCGGTCGCAAAGTCGATAACAGTGACGATCAATACAGATTTTTCAGGGATaactttttgttgttgctaGGTTTAATGTTAGGTCACACTTCCATCAAGAAATGTGTAATTCATTTTTCTTCTATTAAACCTGTAAcgtttgattttggttttggtttGGTGTTCATAAGTGCAGCTCATGGGGTTAATGCATTAAGAGTACTTGTTCACTTGTTCGCAATGTTTAGCATTGTTAAGATGTTCAAGAAACAAAGGAGATTGGCAACCATATTATCGTGGACATATGGTATTGGAACacttttctttaataatagCTATAAGTCGTATCCTTTTGGGAGTATTctatcaatattatcatttCTTGATACCTCCTACAAGGGTCTTATTGGAAGATGGGATGtgtttttcaattttacGCTATTGAGAATGTTATCTTTTAATATGGATTATTTAGAGAGATGGCACAATGTCAATCAGAAGGAGAGATTGACAACTCCTACGCTttatgaaaatgatgatacCTCTGCAAGCACAAAGAACCATGAATTAGTGTCTCTTGCTCCTATTCGAGAAAATGCATTTAGTGAAGAAATATTAGATGAACGTTCTCGCTTAGTAGCTCCCCATAGCTTACGAGACTACTCTATCAAAAATTATCTCGCCTATGTTACTTACACACCATTATTCATTGCTGGCCCAATCATTACGTTTAATGACTACCTATACCAAAGTTGTCACACGCTACCTTCTATCGCTGGTCACAGAATTGTGCGATACGCATTAAACTTGACATGTTGTTTATTAACCATGGAATTCCTACTTCATTTCATGTATGTGGTTGCGGTCTCCAAAACGAAAGCGTGGGCTGGTGATACCCCATTTCAATTGTCTATGATAGGACTCTTTAATTTGAATGTAATCTGGTTGAAGCTATTGATTCCCTGGAGGTTATTTCGATTGTGGGCAATGCTTGATGGCATCGACCCACCAGAGAATATGATTAGGAGTGTTGACAATAATTATAGTGCATTGGCGTTTTGGAGAGCATGGCATAGATCATACAACAAGTGGGTTGTACGGTATATTTATATCCCTTTGGGAGGATCTTCTAATAGACTTTTGACTTCTCTAGCTGTCTTTTCCTTTGTGGCTATATGGCATGATATTGAAATGAGATTATTATTGTGGGGCTGGTTAATTGTcttgtttttatttcctGAAATTCTTGCAACTAAATACTTCGGCAAATATTCTAAGGAAAGTTGGTACAGAAGTTTATGTGGAGTTGGCTGTGTTTTCAATCTGtggttgatgatgattgCAAATTTGTTTGGGTTTTGTTTAGGATCTTCTGGCACTATGCAATTACTCAAAGATATATTCAGTACTCAAGATGGAAttgtcttcttcttttgtgCTAATACAGCTATATATGTTGCAGTTCAAGTCATGTTCGAACAAAGAGAACACGAGAAAAGGCAGGGCATAAACGTAAAGTGCTGAAATTAAATATacatgaaaaaaaaatctatAATATATCCACTATTCTGTTTATAATAGACTTATTTCATTTCGTACGCTTCTTAAATGTAGCCGGAGTCTCAAACCGACGCAAACCCCACACACCTTTCTTTGCCTTCTTAGCCTGGGCTTCATGATACCTATATAATGGTTCTTCAGAATCAAATTCCGCTCCCAGCTTGCCTTCATACACAACGCCCAATCCTTGTTTGATCATCTCAAGACTGACATTTTTCCATTTGAGCCACGACAAATATTCTACTTTTGCAACACATCTGCCATAATGATCAATGGCAAGCGGTTTACCAACATATTTTCCTAATATTGTGTACCTCAACCATATAAGGGCTTCTTCGCTCAACGGCTGAGCTGATTTACCAAAATGTGCACCTTCTGGTGCATCTACACCACATAATCTTACAGAAATGGTTGGTAAATTCCTCTTCCCCCTATATGGTACATGCAAACTTTTGAAGTAACGTTTATTCCTGCCCACCTTATACGTACTCAACTCATAAAGCCAATTTGACCACCATGAATTGGAAACTGTTGTTACCTGAGATGATTGAAGATGCTTCGGCATTCTTGGAAGCGATGGAACTTCCCGAAGCCAATGCCATCCACCAAGTATACCACCTGGCATGTGaaagaaatgaaaattATCACCATCTCCTACAGATGTAACTTTACCAAAAAGATATCCTCTTCTGAACAGATGACTTGGTATGTCTCGAGCTCCAGTATATTGTCTTAGATGCCTATTATAAAATACATAAGTTGTGAATAATCCACCTGTTATTAATAACGGCAGTACAAGCAACTTAACCTGTGATTGAAAAGGAATAACACTTGACTTCTTCTGCTCGGTCATATTGCTCGTCTTAAGCGGACCTATCTGTGTGGTTAGATACTTTCGAGCGTTCaatcatatatatgttagCTAATTCTTGGATTCCCTATTTTTTGGATATGAACGTCTAGTGAAAAAGTCAAAAATTATAGACATTGCGTAAGTTTGTGAACACTAATTATGTATCTGTTCCGCTAATATTAACATTATCTTTGCTAAAAAGCAAGGTAGTTGCCCTTTTTTTTCGACGTATTCAGTCAATAGGTTATCCCAGTTTGGTATTACCTTGTCTAAGTTTGATTTGAGAGTGTTGGTCTGTAAGTCAGCAACAAGATACTTATCGGTTTTATAACATGGGATCATTTTAACTTTACCACCAACCTGGAACTCCAACTTGAAACCTAATAAGGAGTTGACTGCATCTATAAACTCTAATGATTTACTGTTAAACATCTCTCTTAGACGGGTAGTCCTTTTGTTGGTGGAAAACAATTCCCGTTCCATTTCCTGTATATCGAATTGTAGTCTATCGTAAACCGATCTAGGGATTGCTTCGACAGTGCCTTGTCCATCGAGCTGTTTCAATAGTGCACCATTCTCATGTTGCAATAGCTTCAACTGCTTTTTTTTACAAATTGGTCTGTGAGAAGGGGGTTGTTACGAAGTTGTAAGATTCTGATTTTCTTCTCGTTCAATGATTGCAACTTCCGTAACTTATCCTCCAAGAGATGGGCAGTTTCCTCACTATTTGCTAGTTTTCTTTCTAaatgtttatttttgaattgaaGTTCATTTAATCTCTGAGAGTAGTTTAGGGCTAAGTCATCGCTAGCTTTCCGTTTCTTTCTATTAGTGGAAGGACTGAAATCGTTTTGCTTTAATAGCTCCTCGTTTAACTTTTTTAGTTCGTTAGTTAAGTCTTCAGTTTGATTCTTATAATTTTCAACTAGAGACCTAATTTGCTTCTTATTGTTGTCTTCATCCGAATTAGGATTTCTATCGATTTCAGAAAGTTCCTCTAATTGTTGTCTTAATAATTtactttcttcaaatgaaAGTAATTTCTGTTGCTCAATTTCGtaattcaactttttaaattcaGAATACTACTctcatattttttgttcaagtCAAGCAACTGGTTACGTTCTAGAGCGAGTTCatcattcaaaattttcatgTTGTTCAAATCAATTTGAAGTTTACCCATGTCATTCACAAGTGTTAAGCTTTCCTGCTTCAAAAGTTTTAGCTCTCTAATAACGTCCTGCGGCGAAGAACCCTCGGTTTGGTAAAGTTCCCAATTCGTTAATTCTCCTGCAATTGAACATTTTCCAACTGCAGATCTTCCAACTTCCGTTCCATCATATCCATCTGTTCTAGCTTGGATCTTAATTTTGAGTTCTCCAGCTTTAAGAACTGGTGAGATTCATTCTTCTGACgtaatttttttaactCATTGGCTTGCTCCAAATTAGCCCTTTCCAACTCCTTTGATAACGTCATTTGGTCTTTTAACGTCTTGTTTAGGATTGTTAACTCCTGTAACTCCTCGGTATTGTAATTACGATGCGCCATCACAACTTCTGAAACCTTCAGGACagatatttcatcatcctTATCAACACATTCTTTGTTTAGCTGCATCACACGTTCTGACTGTTTTCCAATCTCCTGTTCGTACTTAACAAGCAGTGACTTCTTACCCTTCAACTCTAACTCTAGATTCTTGACCTTGTTCTCGTACATCGATAGAGTAGACTTATGTTGATTAGACATCTCTTCAAGCGATTGATCTTTCAGTCGTAACTGATGGCTTAATTCCATATTACTAGCCTCTAATTGCCTAACCACCTCATTGTCACAACTTTTCTCCCGTTCCtctttcaatttttgttcaagTACCGAATTCTGCTCATATAGATACTTCGTATCCTTTAGTGCACTATCCAATTCCGTCATACACTGCTTGTATTTTGAGTTGAAACTAGCTAGCTCTCTCTCAAGCGataatttcatcaattctgATTCGTTTTGCTGTGTATTCAACCTGTACTGTAACGATAGCACTTGCCGTTCTAAATCCCGATCTCTTGCACTAGGAGAAGGAGGCTCCTCTACAAAAGATGAGGAATCCCCATTATGGCTCATAATGAAGTACAAGCAACCACTCTACAAGATCGCGAATCCACCTGTTATATCTGACTTACTGCCAACTTGTTTGTAAACATGTAGGTTTCTCATCAATGTTTAAAAAAACTGAACTTGAATGAATTCGGACCATCAAAATGAAACCTGAATGCATTTTATTACTATCGTTTCTAACAGGACAATCGTTACAACGGTGTTTAAAAGTAAGCTGAAGACAATCTTTTAGCAATCCAAGGAGCCGTATTTGACAGGAAAGTAATCTAATAATGTCAAGAGTGTATGTGACTATGTATTTATCAGTTTGGCTTACCGCATGAAGCACAAATTACTGACCTATACACCCCCCATTCGTTTTTACAGGCCAAGAAGTTTTAGGTTATTAGAAGAATTGGAGAAAGGTGAGAAGGGACTGGGACCAGAATCCTGCAGTTATGGTCTAGCTAATGGCGAGGATATTACAATGACGACATGGAACGGTACTATTTTAGGCCCTCCTCATAGCAATCATGAAAACAGAATTTATTCAGTGGTTATAAAATGTGGTGATGAATATCCTGACAAACCTCCTACAGTTAAATTTATCTCTAAGATCAATCTCCCATGTGTGGACCAGGCTACAGGAGAGGTTGAAACAAATATGTTCCATACTTTGCGTGATTGGAAGAGATCTTACACGATGGAGACGTTACTACTAGATTTGAGGAAGGAAATGGCTTCGTCTACAAACAAGAAGCTACCACAGCCTCCAGAAGGTAGCACATTTTAAGATATAGCCTATCGATATATAAACTAACTACATATAGTACAACAGCATAGCACTTTGAAAGAAACTCGGATCCGTAACGTCATATTTGGTACATGTTACGTGGCTGGCGCCTCTTTTATAGGACTCTCTGTTCATTGCCAACGGAAGCACCCGCAAAAAAGCAAAAGAACGAGCAAGTGGTGTTATATGAGACAGACGGGGACTTGTTTCGGATGGATAGTGACGTTTTAAAAGGAGGTGGTAGGCTGCAAGATGTAAGGTGTGTAATCTATATTAAAGTCCAATTGGAAAATCCGGAAAAAAACTGAAATTATAGTCATCACAACAACTCTGTAGTGTGGTTTGTTGAGGGTATGCATTTAGTAtcagtatatatattaggCAACGTACATCTGGATATTGatcctttttaaaaatttgaattgTTGTAATAAAGGTGGTTTTGTGAGGAGGTTGTAGACCAGCAAGATGTTTAGTGTCTCCAGTAAGCTATGGTCGTTGCGATGTATGGTTCCAACAAAGGTTAAATTTTTCCACAATGGTGTTACAAGGTTTCAAGAAATGGCATCAGGTATCCATGTTAAGTCAGTGGAAGCTTTGGAGAATTCCACGTTGCCTGATTTTATATCTTCTCCCAACTCTAAGCTACAGTCGATGGTATGGCAAAAACCGGTAAGGAATGTTCTTGTAACCAGGAAGCCATGGACAAAAACGACGAAGGATGCAATGGTTGAACTTATTTCATATATGCATGATTCATATCCTGAAATAAACGTTATTGTACAGCATGATGTAGCTAAAGAGCTACAAGAAGAGTTCCCGGTAAAGTTGCCCTCTTCCCAACTGCCATGTGTGCTATATACGGGAGATACacaagatattgttgaCCGGACAGAGTTAGTGGTATCCTTAGGTGGTGATGGAACAATTTTAAGTGCAGTTTCAatgttttcaaatacaaGGGTGCCCCCCGTGTTAGCATTTTCATTAGGGACTCTCGGGTTTCTATTACCAtttgaattcaaaaactaCAGAGAAGTCTTCGAGAATGTAATCAGCTCAAGATCCAAGTGCTTACATCGGACTCGTTTAGAATGTCACTTAGTCCGCAATGGGAAAGTTACACGGTCACAAACATTGCACGCTATGAATGATATCTTCATACACAGGGGAAATTCGCCTCATTTGGCTCATATGGATATTACTATAGATAACGAATTTTTGACGAGCACCACCGGCGATGGTGTCGCCCTCTCTACGCCCACAGGATCAACGGCGTATTCATTATCAGCAGGAGGAAGTATAGTATCTCCATTGGTTCCATCTATACTATTAACTCCAATATGCCCTCGATCTTTGTCCTTTAGGCCGGTAATTCTACCTCGTACCAGCTATATTAAAGTTGTAATTAGTTCCAGAGTAGCTCACGACTTTGATGAACAGGTTCTAAAATTATCGATTGATGGAATTCCTCAAGAAGACTTAAGGTTGGGCGACGAGATTCATGTGCGAAGTGAGGCCGGAACCATCTATGTCGAGGGCTCGATAGTACCAAATAGGAAAGACACCTCCGGTTTATCTAATATGAAGGACCCAAAAAGTACTGGCATCTACTGTGTTGCCAGAACCGAAAATGACTGGATAAGGGGTATTAACGAATTATTAGGGTTCAACTCAGGATTCCGCGCCATTTCGCACAAGAAACCATAGCATAACGTAATAATTGCCAACTGCTCAATACATAGGctatacatatatattatatcattgaattcttcaataactgatttaaaataataaaaaaatgtaTTATTGATCATTGCAACAACCCCCATACGGGCATACGAAGATGGACCCTTAGGTTTGACTCAAAGGCCAAACGACACATGGGTTATTGCACCCAAGATCAGTAACTTTATTCTCCAGTCCAAACTGAGTTCAAAACCGGTAGCATATGTCCGACCTTATCATGGGCCAAGGACGCCCCGTAGGGATCCAACCTCAAGAAGACGCTGTATATGCTACGAATGGCTGTGAATTTGCGTTACTGTATGAAATAATAGTAAATTCGATGAAAGATAATGCTAAAGTTGTCGTTTTGTCACTTATTTATAGTGTccgaaaaattttcagcAAATAGTTACCCGCATTTAGGACAGCCTTCAGATATTAGGGTTGACACAGGCAGCTTCTCTATGTGTTATTTACGCTGAAACAAAGTAGTTTTAGTAGTAACTGTATAGAGAAGAGTCCCATAAGTTGATGAGAAGTTGCTAGGTGTCAATTAAAGACAGAAAGGGGGCTAGGTACGAGGCTTGGCTGGTTGTCGACTAAAGCCAGTGCCTAttaatttataaatttgtatattgatgaaaaataGAAGTTTTATATGATTACACCACAGTTGGAGAGATGGGTTAAGATGGTTAACAGCAAAATAAGTCAATTAGAACCAACCAGAATATGTGGCTCAAattgtataataatatattcctgTGATTATCAAGTTTGAAATCCTTAATTATCCCCATCTGTCATAATAAACTAATGAACTAAATATTTGCTAGATTCAGTAAGTATGGttttaataataccaatatttttttaggCACTCTTCATACAGGTATCCAAATATGGCTTTAGAAGTATTTATATTGTATCTTAACTGATAACCGAAATTTACCGTGCTGTGTTTGTGATGTGCGGgttaaaattaaataaaaatgtttAATTCATCAAGATAACAGTCACCATTAATCTTCATAACTGGCACAAACTCATTAAGTAAGCTTCCATTAACAGCTCCTTTAGGAAGTTGATACTGTACATCAATTAGTAGATGTAATAATGCTATTACCTAAATAGGAAATAAAGATCTGCATTATTTGGGTTTCCGACGATCTTTGAACCACTGAGTTTCCCAATAGAGCGAGCCATAAAGACTCAGGTTGAAACTAAAAGTTTCTTGTGTTGATATTCATTGCGTTGGCTGTTGAAAACAACGACTGGAAACACAGATTGCTACCAATGCCAATTGTTAAACTAAGTATAATCATATGTATCTAACACAATGATGATCATTTGGGGATAGATAAATAGGGTTTTGAGCCACAGtagaaaattataaaaGAAGCGTAGGCTGCCACTGAAGACCTGGATGCTTTAGCcttgaaaatatttgtatcAGTCAGTAAACAGCTATATTTGAATGGTCAAAAAAAGCTGATCCCAAATTTATCATATGAAGttctataatatattatctgtCGCTTCTATAGCGTCTTTAGTCTTCGCTGCTCCAGTGAGCGTCAATGACGCCAAGGAGATTGCCGCCACCTTCCCACAGGAAGCATTGCTTGGGTTTTTAGACTTGACTGATGCGGAGAATATCGTTATCTTGTCACTAGTTGACGAAGAAAAGTCCGGCATTGCATTGGttaataaaacaatttgGGCGACTGCACGTTCTGAACAAGCTGCTGGAATTTCTAAGAGAGACGCTGACGCCTGGCACTGGCTGAGATTTGATCGTGGTCAACCAATTCACAAGAGAAGTGCTGATGCCGTGGCTGACGCCTGGCACTGGCTGAGATTTGATCGTGGTCAACCAATTCACAAGAGAAGTGCTGATGCCGTGGCTGACGCCTGGCACTGGCTGAGATTTGATCGTGGTCAACCAATTCACAAGAGAAGTGCTGATGCCGTGGCTGACGCCTGGCACTGGTTGAGATTCGACCGTGGTCAACCAATTCACAAGTGAAATGAACCTGCTACCAACTTTGTAGATTCATACGAATTACAAGTAATGTGCTGCCCGTGAGCGTAGTAATAAgtgtttgatttttgataattttatGTTGTCTTGGGTCACTTCCCAAATTTAAATGGATTATGTTAGCACTTTTATGGACAGGATCTAATGAGATAGTATAGGACAataagattttttttcgtttttcATTCTAAATAAAGTTTGCTTTGATATTTGTATACATTTAAGAAAACTATTTTTGATTATTTTGAACTTTAGTCTTAGTTTTCagtatttttaaagattAATTGAGTTCCTTGTTACTTTAACTCTTCGGAAGGAAAAGAGTAAGCTATTTGAAGGCAGTTTAAGCTACAAAAAGGTGGCTAAAAATTCTCCTAATTAAACCAAATAATAGTAGAAACAATAtgattcaacaaaaaaaatgaaatgaGTGAAGTGAAGATACTAAATAATAGGCCTGCATGAATAGACAGGAATATTCTTGCATACCTAAATCTACTTGTTAGTTACTTTGAGAGAAGTATCAAAGCGTAAATTAAAAGATTCTTTTaaacaaaatgaaaaataaacaaaatgaaaaattaaaaatatgagTTAACAAAGAAAGGATGAAAGAGAGGAAATAAGGCATTCTGAAGTGAATTATTCTGAGAAAAAAGGACTAATTCTTTTCTCTGACAAGGGCAGCGCAGCAATTGATCGCGAAGGATAGAAACAGCTGTTGTCAAGGAGGAAAATAGAAAGCCCCAAAAAACAGCGATGGACatcaaaaatgatgatagaatagtagtagtattagtaatagtaataaaaataaaaaaggcATTTTAAGTCTTTTTTATACGTTTTTATacgttttttgtttggttggttttttgtttgtttggttttttgttttaagtttttgaagattgTGTGTGCTGCTTGTGTTTgcataaaataataataataataacgaTGATAGTAATACTAATAATCTTTGTGTATTCTAGCAGAATTGGCGAGGAACATTACCACATCTATCCTTACCAAAGttaattttcaaatctttaaagGTTGGTATCgatttaattttatcaatcGCCAGAATAGCGCTGCTAATATTAGCAAAGTTGATGAAACAACAGTTCCTCTCGTATAGAAAGTTAATTTGCTCAACTTCACCAAATTCTTGAAATACTGATCTCAAAGAGGTTTCGGTGAAGATAGGCTGTTCCAATTTTCTATCATCCTCAAAGTCAATATTTCCCAAGTAAATGTTCCTTGAAGCACCACGGGAAACTGCCAAAGCTAGCGGATTGGGTAATGGACCTGAATGCTTACCCCAGCCAATCTTGCAACGCTTGTTGTGAATAGTTAATCCATGTAAGGAACTCATTGCATAAAACTGCGCAGCTGCTGTAGGATCGATGAAAGTGACAAAACAAACGTGACGatcatttaataatttaATGTGCTGTAACAGCCCACCGCGAACAGAATTGCAAATTTCTTCTAATTTGACATCCTTTGGCAAGTTGCCAAGGTAAATCGTCCTGTTCCCCAAATTGTTTGCACCACCAGCGCTAGTGGCGATTGCAGCCGCAGCTGCAGATTGCTGTAGTAAAGTTTGCGATATTAACTCTCTATCGTTAGAAAACAATGGCTCCATACCGGGCTGAATGCCTAAAAACTGCGCAGCGTTATGCTGCTGCGTCTTTGTGATGAATGCACATCTGTCTTTACCATAGaaaatctttttttgtGCATAATACGGATTGACGTTGGCTAAATTTGCAACCACTTTAATGGCTGAAAAGATGGACGAGAAATGAACAAATGCGATTCCTTTCTCGGTCACAATCTTAACACTTTCAACTTCGCCAAAGTCTGCCAAGTCATTTCGTAATTTTTCTTCCGTGATCGTTTCCTCATTCGGATCTGCCCCCCATTGAGCACACATCTTCGGATTCGTATTAAGCTTCCCGAGATACACATTTCTAGTGGCCCCATCGTTATTAATACCGGCAGCCACAATTGGATCAATCTGCGTTGGCTTGCCCCATCCTATCTTGATGTCTCGGTCGTCAATGTTTAGTCGCTTCAAAATAGCATCAGAATGAAACAAAAGAGCAGAGttctcatcaacaaaagaaataaatgCACACATCTTTTCCGGCAAAATCTTAACGTCCTCAACCACACCAGATCGAACATGGTCCAACAACTCCCGTGTGGTAATATATGGCGGTACATTACCCAAATACACCGTTCTAGAAGGCGCAGATGTGAAATCCTTTGGATTACTCATCCGACTTGACTGGACTGCCATAGGGCGATGGCCCACCTGTGCTGGATACTGCGCCATCATATTCATACCGGGCTGCTGcggttgctgttgctgcgATAGCTGCTGTTCGAaaagctgctgctgctgctccaCAAGCTGCTGCGAAAACGATTCATTAGACGAATCTGAACACAATCCAGATGAATCATACCTGCCAGAGTTTTGTGGCATCACAAATGTATGAGCACCCTGAGAGTCATCATTATAAGCTGCTGCCGCGGCTGTATTCACCCCCCACGTCTGATCATACATAGGGTCAGACCAGGCGTGCGGCCTATTAGACAACGAGAGATCAGATGTTGGAGTCATCGAATTCGATTCGCTCAATGGCGACTGCATTCGCGACGGATGCTGGAAATTCAAACCTTGGTAGGGATCTTGATATGTCATTAATCAACCActattaaacaaaaacaaacaacaatgacaagaatcaaaaaaaatgcaataataatattttgcaaaaaaaaataatataacgataatattaataaaaccCAAAAAAAGATCACAGAAagcttcttttttccttcttccttttctttcgTTTTACCAAATAAAACACCAATATCCTGGGTTCcttatcttcttttcttgtcCTTTCCCCCCAACCAATGTCAGTTTGTAATATACGCCAGGTGTACGTGTATGGGcccaaaaataaaattagTAGTACTtaatataacaaaatagTAGAATAACAGCTGGAATCCACAACTCAACCACGTATAAAGTAAAAAAGATAACAGAACAGCCGTGCCTCAAGATTAAACGTCTCTGGAATTCAattcaaattgaaaaat is part of the Eremothecium cymbalariae DBVPG#7215 chromosome 2, complete sequence genome and encodes:
- a CDS encoding membrane-bound O-acyltransferase family protein (similar to Ashbya gossypii AFL067W), whose protein sequence is MLTGNMEAPTKNWISLLFSLESLDARLAPPKDVKRRQQISLNAGKSRWNTLEFWLYYLVFIIVIPLMFKTGMDASNELNPNYPKYERLLSDGWLFGRKVDNSDDQYRFFRDNFLLLLGLMLGHTSIKKCVIHFSSIKPVTFDFGFGLVFISAAHGVNALRVLVHLFAMFSIVKMFKKQRRLATILSWTYGIGTLFFNNSYKSYPFGSILSILSFLDTSYKGLIGRWDVFFNFTLLRMLSFNMDYLERWHNVNQKERLTTPTLYENDDTSASTKNHELVSLAPIRENAFSEEILDERSRLVAPHSLRDYSIKNYLAYVTYTPLFIAGPIITFNDYLYQSCHTLPSIAGHRIVRYALNLTCCLLTMEFLLHFMYVVAVSKTKAWAGDTPFQLSMIGLFNLNVIWLKLLIPWRLFRLWAMLDGIDPPENMIRSVDNNYSALAFWRAWHRSYNKWVVRYIYIPLGGSSNRLLTSLAVFSFVAIWHDIEMRLLLWGWLIVLFLFPEILATKYFGKYSKESWYRSLCGVGCVFNLWLMMIANLFGFCLGSSGTMQLLKDIFSTQDGIVFFFCANTAIYVAVQVMFEQREHEKRQGINVKC
- the LCL3 gene encoding Lcl3p (similar to Ashbya gossypii AFL066C), producing the protein MTEQKKSSVIPFQSQVKLLVLPLLITGGLFTTYVFYNRHLRQYTGARDIPSHLFRRGYLFGKVTSVGDGDNFHFFHMPGGILGGWHWLREVPSLPRMPKHLQSSQVTTVSNSWWSNWLYELSTYKVGRNKRYFKSLHVPYRGKRNLPTISVRLCGVDAPEGAHFGKSAQPLSEEALIWLRYTILGKYVGKPLAIDHYGRCVAKVEYLSWLKWKNVSLEMIKQGLGVVYEGKLGAEFDSEEPLYRYHEAQAKKAKKGVWGLRRFETPATFKKRTK
- the MF(ALPHA)1 gene encoding Mf(Alpha)1p (similar to Saccharomyces cerevisiae YPL187W - MFalpha1), which produces MKFYNILSVASIASLVFAAPVSVNDAKEIAATFPQEALLGFLDLTDAENIVILSLVDEEKSGIALVNKTIWATARSEQAAGISKRDADAWHWLRFDRGQPIHKRSADAVADAWHWLRFDRGQPIHKRSADAVADAWHWLRFDRGQPIHKRSADAVADAWHWLRFDRGQPIHK
- the MRN1 gene encoding Mrn1p (similar to Ashbya gossypii AFL061C) translates to MTYQDPYQGLNFQHPSRMQSPLSESNSMTPTSDLSLSNRPHAWSDPMYDQTWGVNTAAAAAYNDDSQGAHTFVMPQNSGRYDSSGLCSDSSNESFSQQLVEQQQQLFEQQLSQQQQPQQPGMNMMAQYPAQVGHRPMAVQSSRMSNPKDFTSAPSRTVYLGNVPPYITTRELLDHVRSGVVEDVKILPEKMCAFISFVDENSALLFHSDAILKRLNIDDRDIKIGWGKPTQIDPIVAAGINNDGATRNVYLGKLNTNPKMCAQWGADPNEETITEEKLRNDLADFGEVESVKIVTEKGIAFVHFSSIFSAIKVVANLANVNPYYAQKKIFYGKDRCAFITKTQQHNAAQFLGIQPGMEPLFSNDRELISQTLLQQSAAAAAIATSAGGANNLGNRTIYLGNLPKDVKLEEICNSVRGGLLQHIKLLNDRHVCFVTFIDPTAAAQFYAMSSLHGLTIHNKRCKIGWGKHSGPLPNPLALAVSRGASRNIYLGNIDFEDDRKLEQPIFTETSLRSVFQEFGEVEQINFLYERNCCFINFANISSAILAIDKIKSIPTFKDLKINFGKDRCGNVPRQFC
- the MMS2 gene encoding E2 ubiquitin-conjugating protein MMS2 (similar to Ashbya gossypii AFL064W 1-intron): MSRVPRSFRLLEELEKGEKGLGPESCSYGLANGEDITMTTWNGTILGPPHSNHENRIYSVVIKCGDEYPDKPPTVKFISKINLPCVDQATGEVETNMFHTLRDWKRSYTMETLLLDLRKEMASSTNKKLPQPPEGSTF
- the POS5 gene encoding NADH kinase (similar to Ashbya gossypii AFL063W), which codes for MFSVSSKLWSLRCMVPTKVKFFHNGVTRFQEMASGIHVKSVEALENSTLPDFISSPNSKLQSMVWQKPVRNVLVTRKPWTKTTKDAMVELISYMHDSYPEINVIVQHDVAKELQEEFPVKLPSSQLPCVLYTGDTQDIVDRTELVVSLGGDGTILSAVSMFSNTRVPPVLAFSLGTLGFLLPFEFKNYREVFENVISSRSKCLHRTRLECHLVRNGKVTRSQTLHAMNDIFIHRGNSPHLAHMDITIDNEFLTSTTGDGVALSTPTGSTAYSLSAGGSIVSPLVPSILLTPICPRSLSFRPVILPRTSYIKVVISSRVAHDFDEQVLKLSIDGIPQEDLRLGDEIHVRSEAGTIYVEGSIVPNRKDTSGLSNMKDPKSTGIYCVARTENDWIRGINELLGFNSGFRAISHKKP